Proteins found in one bacterium genomic segment:
- the mutS gene encoding DNA mismatch repair protein MutS, with protein MTLPLTPAMRQYVEIKSRYRDCILFFRMGDFYEMFFEDALRASRLLDIALTSRDKESNIPMCGVPHHARNAYLSKLIRQGCKVAICEQVEEPGQKGIFRREVTEVVTPGLVFSEECLDARGNNFLAAVRFASPFAYAALDATTGEFFHEACDTEEALADALFRVAPAEFVALEGEGNATTARGKRLLEGSLLTLLSPSAVAAFPVPPGIGGIPPADHPSGGVVRAALYYLFLHQPAALPEIGRVTEREGRRYLAMDETAVRTLEIFSTMSGERKGSLLWAVDRTRTPMGARLLRSWLAAPLLDVERIGERHDAVAELLEAHAIRKSLSPSFDAMGDLSRLASRLAQDRSGPRDVAALRDILAAVPSIKAAIGETCARRLRSVKEQLGDHAAAVDRISAALADPPPAGYREGGVFRPGYDAQVDELTHLLTHGKGMLAEMEARERQRTGIGGLKVGYNRVFGYYIEVTRTHLDKVPADYIRKQTLVNAERFITPELKEFEGRVLRAQEGLAAREEELFLALRDALKETLPEVYAAAEGIAELDALLSFADLAAENDYGRPRVNGGREILIENGRHPVVEKILGRHAFVPNDCRLSPDGTRLAVLTGPNMAGKSTYIRQAALIVLLAHAGSFVPADRAEIGLVDRIFTRIGASDDLSRGDSTFMVEMRETARILGGVTDRTLVVLDEVGRGTSTYDGLSIAWAVAEHLHDAPARPKVLFATHFHELTDIVSTCVNARNFHVAVREWEGEIIFLRRIDEGSASKSYGIQVARLAGLPASVVDRARDILKNLESAEYNEYGIPTLAGPRAPGESATAQMELFTRRARGDEDAVLDQIRRCEPERLSPLDALMRLAEWKGRLGKGTT; from the coding sequence ATGACCCTTCCGCTGACCCCGGCGATGCGGCAGTACGTGGAGATCAAGTCGCGCTACCGGGACTGCATCCTCTTCTTCCGGATGGGCGATTTCTACGAGATGTTCTTCGAGGACGCCCTGCGCGCCTCTCGCCTCCTGGACATCGCCCTGACCTCGCGCGACAAGGAGTCGAACATCCCGATGTGCGGGGTGCCGCACCACGCGCGCAACGCCTATCTGTCGAAGCTGATCCGGCAGGGGTGCAAGGTGGCCATCTGCGAGCAGGTCGAGGAACCCGGCCAGAAGGGGATCTTTCGCCGGGAGGTGACCGAGGTGGTCACCCCGGGACTTGTCTTCAGCGAGGAGTGCCTCGACGCCCGGGGGAACAACTTCCTTGCGGCCGTCCGGTTCGCCTCCCCGTTCGCCTACGCCGCGCTCGATGCCACCACCGGCGAGTTTTTCCACGAGGCGTGCGACACCGAGGAGGCGCTGGCGGACGCCCTGTTCCGGGTCGCTCCCGCGGAATTCGTCGCGCTCGAGGGGGAGGGGAACGCGACCACCGCCCGCGGAAAGCGTCTCCTCGAGGGGAGCCTGCTCACGCTGCTCTCCCCGTCCGCCGTCGCGGCGTTTCCGGTTCCGCCAGGGATCGGGGGAATCCCCCCGGCGGACCACCCGTCGGGGGGGGTGGTCCGGGCGGCCCTCTATTACCTGTTCCTGCACCAGCCGGCCGCCCTCCCCGAGATCGGACGGGTTACCGAGCGCGAAGGGCGGCGCTACCTGGCGATGGACGAGACCGCCGTTCGGACGCTGGAGATCTTCTCCACCATGTCGGGGGAGCGGAAGGGGAGCCTGCTCTGGGCGGTGGACCGCACGCGGACCCCGATGGGGGCGCGCCTGCTGCGCTCCTGGCTCGCCGCGCCGCTGCTCGACGTCGAACGGATCGGGGAGCGGCACGACGCGGTGGCGGAGCTTCTCGAGGCGCACGCGATCCGCAAGTCCCTTTCCCCGTCGTTCGACGCGATGGGGGACCTCTCCCGCCTCGCCTCCCGCCTCGCCCAGGATCGATCAGGACCCCGGGACGTGGCGGCGCTGCGCGACATCCTTGCGGCGGTACCCTCGATCAAGGCCGCCATCGGGGAGACGTGCGCGAGGCGTCTCCGGTCGGTGAAGGAACAGCTCGGGGACCACGCGGCGGCGGTCGACCGGATCTCCGCGGCGCTGGCCGATCCGCCGCCCGCCGGGTACAGGGAGGGAGGCGTCTTCCGTCCGGGATACGACGCCCAGGTGGACGAGCTTACCCATCTCCTGACCCACGGCAAGGGGATGCTGGCGGAGATGGAGGCGCGGGAGCGGCAGCGCACCGGGATCGGCGGCCTCAAGGTCGGCTACAACCGCGTCTTCGGCTACTACATCGAGGTGACCCGGACCCACCTCGACAAGGTCCCCGCCGACTACATCCGCAAGCAGACGTTGGTCAACGCGGAGCGGTTCATCACCCCCGAGCTCAAGGAATTCGAGGGACGCGTGCTGCGCGCGCAGGAGGGCCTCGCCGCGCGGGAGGAGGAGCTTTTCCTCGCCCTGCGGGACGCGCTCAAGGAAACCCTCCCCGAGGTCTACGCGGCGGCGGAGGGGATCGCCGAGCTCGACGCGCTCCTTTCGTTCGCGGACCTCGCGGCGGAGAACGATTACGGGCGGCCGCGGGTGAACGGCGGAAGGGAGATCCTCATCGAGAACGGGCGCCACCCGGTGGTGGAAAAAATCCTCGGTCGGCACGCCTTCGTCCCGAACGACTGCCGGCTTTCGCCCGACGGGACGCGTCTGGCCGTCCTCACCGGCCCGAACATGGCGGGGAAATCCACCTACATCCGCCAGGCGGCCCTCATCGTGCTGCTGGCCCACGCGGGGTCCTTCGTCCCCGCGGACCGCGCGGAGATCGGCCTCGTGGACCGGATCTTCACGCGCATCGGCGCCTCCGACGACCTCTCCCGGGGGGACAGCACCTTCATGGTCGAGATGCGGGAGACGGCGCGGATCCTCGGCGGCGTCACCGACAGGACGCTCGTGGTCCTGGACGAGGTGGGGCGCGGGACCAGCACCTACGACGGGTTGAGCATCGCCTGGGCGGTGGCGGAGCACCTCCATGACGCCCCCGCCCGTCCCAAGGTCCTCTTCGCCACCCACTTCCACGAGCTGACCGACATCGTGTCGACGTGCGTGAACGCGCGCAATTTCCACGTCGCGGTGCGCGAGTGGGAGGGGGAGATCATCTTTCTGCGGCGGATCGACGAGGGGAGCGCGAGCAAGTCGTACGGGATCCAGGTGGCGCGGCTCGCCGGTCTGCCGGCCTCCGTGGTCGACCGCGCCCGGGATATTTTGAAAAATCTCGAGTCCGCCGAGTATAATGAGTACGGAATTCCGACGCTGGCGGGTCCGCGGGCCCCGGGGGAATCCGCCACCGCCCAGATGGAGCTGTTCACACGGCGAGCCCGCGGGGACGAGGACGCGGTCCTGGACCAGATCCGCCGGTGCGAACCGGAGCGGCTTTCCCCGCTGGACGCGTTGATGCGACTCGCGGAATGGAAGGGGAGGCTCGGGAAGGGGACGACGTGA
- the ispH gene encoding 4-hydroxy-3-methylbut-2-enyl diphosphate reductase, with product MTKKVLIARSAGFCFGVKRAISIADETAGKRAAEDGKEGPIQSLGPIIHNPQAVERLQEKGVRVVETVDEIACGKVIIRSHGVTRSDRAALEGKGVTIVDATCPFVTKAQEHARTLSRNGYAVVVVGDPNHPEVKSIISYIEKGVPVFTSIAEVSAAKGVRKAGIVAQTTQSFDNLMAFVAAAMKRFPEVRVFNTICNATALRQQESTGLAGMADVMFVLGGYNSANTRRLAEICRAINPRTHHIETGGELTPSMVEGASVAGVTAGASTPQWIIAGFIERLKERWECDKIEVSFYR from the coding sequence AAGGTCCTGATCGCCAGGAGCGCCGGTTTCTGCTTCGGCGTGAAGCGGGCCATTTCCATCGCCGACGAGACGGCCGGGAAGCGCGCGGCGGAGGACGGGAAAGAGGGTCCGATCCAGTCGCTCGGCCCGATCATCCACAACCCGCAGGCGGTGGAGCGGCTACAGGAGAAGGGGGTGCGGGTCGTCGAGACGGTGGACGAGATCGCCTGCGGGAAGGTGATCATCCGGTCCCACGGGGTGACCCGCTCGGACCGGGCGGCGCTGGAGGGGAAGGGGGTCACGATCGTCGACGCCACCTGCCCCTTCGTGACGAAGGCCCAGGAGCACGCCAGGACATTGAGCCGGAACGGGTACGCCGTCGTCGTGGTGGGGGACCCGAACCACCCGGAAGTGAAAAGCATCATCAGCTACATCGAGAAGGGGGTCCCCGTCTTCACGTCGATCGCGGAAGTCTCGGCCGCCAAGGGGGTGCGCAAGGCCGGGATCGTGGCCCAGACGACGCAGTCGTTCGACAACCTCATGGCATTCGTCGCCGCGGCGATGAAGCGGTTTCCCGAAGTCCGGGTGTTCAACACGATCTGCAACGCCACCGCCCTGCGGCAGCAGGAGTCGACCGGTCTCGCGGGAATGGCCGACGTGATGTTCGTCCTCGGCGGGTACAACAGCGCGAACACGCGGCGATTGGCGGAGATCTGCCGGGCGATCAACCCGCGGACCCACCACATCGAGACGGGCGGGGAGCTGACCCCCTCGATGGTCGAGGGAGCGTCGGTGGCCGGGGTGACGGCGGGGGCGTCGACCCCCCAGTGGATCATCGCCGGGTTCATCGAGCGCCTGAAGGAACGATGGGAGTGCGACAAGATCGAGGTATCCTTTTACCGGTAA
- a CDS encoding integration host factor subunit beta — protein sequence MTKSDLVEKLSESLTSLTKKECEVIVDTVFLNMKDALHRGEKIEIRGFGSFTVRTRRAKEGRNPKTGEKVAIPEKRIPFFKVGKELREMVNG from the coding sequence ATGACGAAGAGCGACCTGGTGGAAAAGCTGTCCGAGTCACTGACGAGCCTGACCAAGAAGGAGTGCGAGGTCATCGTCGACACCGTTTTCCTCAACATGAAGGACGCCCTCCACCGCGGCGAAAAGATCGAGATCCGCGGGTTCGGGAGCTTCACCGTGCGGACCCGCCGGGCGAAGGAGGGCCGCAATCCGAAGACGGGCGAGAAGGTCGCCATCCCCGAGAAGCGGATCCCCTTCTTCAAGGTCGGCAAGGAACTGCGGGAAATGGTCAACGGCTGA
- a CDS encoding 30S ribosomal protein S1: protein MDNDNNKPDPTDLPGEIDPESPAAGAPAGEEDFARMFAASLQSTGEGQVIHGKVIKVLKDFVAVDINKKSEGMLPLEDIPEEERGALNPGDPIEVMTEGYDTSLGAIRLSRSKVMKIRVWDDLQKAFDDGTPVQGAIVAKVKGGYTVDIGVKAFLPGSQVDLRPVRDTDPVIGISGKFKILKFSRKKANVVVSRRAFMEEEREVQRSGLLEHIKEGDIVEARVKNITDYGVFMDLGGLDGLMHVTDMSYGKVGHPSDLCKVGEVYRVKVIRFDRERGRISLGLKQTKADPWLDLDAKYQPGMRVHGKVTNTTKYGAFIEIEEGVEGLLHISEMSWSKRLKDPSEVMKAGDAVEVVVLKVDKANKKISLGYKQLLSNPWDELRARHPEGSILEGVVKNVADFGVFVDVGEDIDGLVHVSDLSWTTRVKNPSELFRKGDHVRAKVLKVDPVAQKFSLGIKQLVEDPWAGVEKRFRKGDVVKGKVTRVADFGAFVEIADGVEGLVHVSEISREKIENPAAVLKVGDEVGAVVLGVDRANKKVSLSIRGHADELDRKNMESYLGKQTEGPSENIGALGEALLAKFKANGEQNH from the coding sequence ATGGACAACGACAACAACAAACCCGACCCGACCGACCTTCCCGGGGAGATCGACCCGGAATCCCCCGCCGCCGGTGCGCCGGCCGGGGAGGAGGATTTCGCGCGGATGTTCGCCGCCAGCCTCCAGTCCACCGGGGAAGGGCAGGTCATCCACGGCAAGGTCATCAAGGTGCTGAAGGATTTCGTCGCCGTCGACATAAACAAGAAATCCGAGGGGATGCTGCCGCTCGAGGACATTCCGGAGGAGGAGCGCGGAGCGTTGAACCCGGGCGACCCGATCGAGGTGATGACCGAGGGATACGACACGTCCCTGGGGGCCATCCGCCTTTCCCGCTCGAAGGTGATGAAGATCCGGGTCTGGGACGACCTGCAGAAGGCGTTCGACGACGGCACGCCGGTGCAGGGAGCGATCGTCGCCAAGGTCAAGGGCGGCTACACCGTGGACATCGGGGTGAAGGCGTTCCTGCCGGGCAGCCAGGTGGACCTCCGGCCGGTGCGGGACACCGACCCCGTGATCGGCATCTCCGGGAAATTCAAGATCCTCAAGTTCTCCCGCAAGAAGGCGAACGTGGTCGTCTCCCGCCGTGCGTTCATGGAAGAAGAGCGGGAGGTCCAGCGTTCCGGGCTCCTCGAACACATCAAGGAGGGGGACATCGTCGAGGCGCGGGTCAAGAACATCACCGACTACGGCGTCTTCATGGACCTCGGGGGGCTCGACGGCCTGATGCACGTGACCGACATGAGCTACGGGAAAGTGGGGCACCCCTCCGACCTGTGCAAGGTGGGCGAGGTCTACCGGGTGAAGGTCATCCGCTTCGATCGCGAGCGCGGCCGCATCTCCCTCGGGCTCAAGCAGACGAAAGCGGATCCGTGGCTCGATCTCGACGCGAAGTACCAGCCGGGGATGCGCGTCCACGGGAAGGTCACCAACACGACGAAATACGGGGCGTTCATCGAGATCGAGGAGGGGGTGGAAGGGCTGCTCCACATCTCCGAGATGTCGTGGAGCAAGCGGCTGAAGGATCCGTCCGAGGTGATGAAGGCGGGCGACGCGGTCGAGGTGGTGGTCCTCAAGGTCGACAAGGCGAACAAGAAGATCTCGCTCGGGTACAAGCAGCTCCTCTCGAACCCGTGGGACGAGCTCCGTGCGCGTCACCCCGAAGGCTCGATCCTCGAGGGCGTGGTGAAAAACGTGGCCGACTTCGGCGTCTTCGTGGACGTCGGGGAAGACATCGACGGCCTGGTCCACGTCTCCGACCTGTCCTGGACCACGCGGGTGAAGAATCCGTCCGAGCTGTTCCGGAAGGGGGATCACGTCCGTGCCAAGGTCCTCAAGGTCGACCCCGTGGCGCAGAAATTCTCCCTCGGCATCAAGCAGCTCGTTGAGGACCCGTGGGCGGGTGTCGAGAAGCGGTTCAGGAAGGGCGACGTCGTCAAGGGGAAGGTGACCCGCGTGGCCGACTTCGGGGCGTTCGTCGAGATCGCCGACGGGGTCGAGGGGCTGGTTCACGTCTCCGAGATCTCCCGCGAGAAGATCGAAAATCCGGCGGCGGTTCTCAAGGTCGGCGACGAGGTGGGCGCGGTCGTCCTCGGCGTGGACCGGGCGAACAAGAAGGTCTCCCTCAGCATCCGGGGACACGCCGACGAGCTCGATCGGAAGAACATGGAATCGTACCTCGGGAAACAGACCGAGGGCCCGTCCGAGAACATCGGGGCCCTGGGCGAAGCGCTCCTGGCGAAGTTCAAGGCCAACGGAGAGCAGAACCACTAA
- a CDS encoding HIT domain-containing protein has product MDRIFSPWRMEYIRRAGGGGGTASCIFCVRDGDLEDPERLLVGLYPNTAVILNRYPYNNGHVLIAPRRHVANLWDLPGEELRELFSIVSLGSRALALEYRTDGMNIGVNLGKAAGAGIADHLHVHLVPRWAGDTNFMTPVQETRVLPESLIESRRRLSAVFGPLNP; this is encoded by the coding sequence GTGGACCGGATCTTCTCCCCGTGGCGGATGGAATATATCCGCCGGGCGGGCGGGGGCGGGGGGACGGCGTCGTGCATCTTCTGTGTCCGGGACGGAGACCTCGAGGACCCCGAGCGGCTGCTTGTCGGGCTGTACCCGAACACCGCGGTGATCCTCAACCGCTACCCTTACAACAACGGGCACGTGCTGATCGCGCCCCGTCGGCACGTGGCGAACCTGTGGGACCTGCCGGGGGAGGAACTGCGCGAACTCTTTTCCATCGTATCCCTTGGTTCACGGGCACTTGCGTTGGAATATCGAACCGATGGGATGAATATCGGTGTGAACTTGGGGAAGGCCGCCGGCGCCGGAATCGCCGATCACCTCCACGTCCACCTCGTTCCCCGCTGGGCGGGCGACACCAATTTCATGACCCCCGTGCAGGAAACCCGCGTGCTTCCCGAGTCGCTGATCGAATCCCGCCGCCGCCTGTCGGCGGTCTTCGGCCCCTTGAATCCGTAG
- the sppA gene encoding signal peptide peptidase SppA: MADTYLSAPAPRKPFLRGCLTVLLVMGGFFALLLVISRMDDLPFARGERVAVISVSGVISSSEQTIEQLKKFGKDDSVKAIVLRIDSPGGGVGPSQEIYEEVKKVRAKKPVLASMGALAASGGYYIACAAQRVYANPGTITGSIGVIMPFMNVKDLIEKFGVKGMTVKSGSFKDMGSPLRDMTPQERDLLQGVVDNVHLQFVNAVADGRNLDREEVLRIADGRIFTGEQAKGLGLVDAIGNLEDAISDAGKLGKISGEPKVVTAPKKKISFLDLLREETRTLIDEKLTGSHLRLDFLAQ, encoded by the coding sequence ATGGCCGACACCTATCTCTCCGCTCCCGCGCCCCGGAAACCGTTCCTGCGCGGTTGCCTCACCGTTCTGCTGGTCATGGGGGGATTCTTCGCCCTCCTGCTGGTGATCTCGCGCATGGACGACCTCCCCTTCGCCCGGGGGGAAAGGGTGGCGGTCATTTCGGTCTCCGGCGTCATCTCCAGTTCCGAGCAGACCATCGAGCAATTGAAGAAGTTCGGGAAGGACGACTCGGTCAAGGCGATCGTCCTCCGGATCGACTCCCCCGGTGGCGGCGTGGGCCCGTCCCAGGAGATCTACGAGGAGGTGAAGAAGGTCCGGGCGAAAAAGCCGGTCCTCGCCAGCATGGGGGCGCTCGCCGCCTCCGGCGGCTACTACATCGCCTGCGCAGCCCAGCGGGTGTACGCGAACCCGGGGACGATCACCGGCTCCATCGGCGTCATCATGCCGTTCATGAACGTGAAGGACCTCATCGAGAAGTTCGGGGTGAAGGGTATGACGGTGAAAAGCGGCTCCTTCAAGGACATGGGCTCCCCCCTGCGCGACATGACGCCCCAGGAGCGTGATCTTCTCCAGGGGGTGGTCGACAACGTCCACCTTCAGTTCGTCAACGCGGTGGCGGACGGCCGCAACCTCGACCGGGAAGAGGTCCTCCGGATCGCCGACGGGCGGATCTTCACCGGGGAACAGGCCAAGGGGCTGGGGCTCGTCGACGCCATCGGAAACCTCGAGGACGCGATCTCCGACGCCGGAAAGCTCGGAAAGATCTCCGGCGAGCCGAAGGTCGTGACGGCCCCGAAGAAGAAGATCTCCTTCCTGGATCTGCTCCGGGAGGAGACGCGCACGCTGATCGACGAGAAGCTTACCGGGAGCCATCTGCGTCTCGATTTTCTCGCCCAATAA